ATCAGTTCGGTCACGGCGGTGACCATCAGTTGGAGTTCTCCGGCGACCGAGTCCCATGGGGTGTCGGAGAACTTGGCGCCGCCCGAGAGTCCAGCGTTGTTGATGAGCACATCGATGGGCAGACCCAAGTCGGTTGCGCGGGCGACGATCGCGGCGGGGGCAGCGGGGTCGGTGAGGTCGGCCGTGACCACCTCGGCGCGCACGCCGTGCTCGTCGTGGATCCGGGTCGCGAGTTCGTCGAGGCGTTCGGTGCGACGGGCGACGAGCAGCACGTCGTAGCCTTCAGCGGCGAGGTGGCGGGCGAAGGCCGCACCGATGCCGGCGGATGCGCCGGTGATCAAGGTGGCTCGAGTGGTGGCCATGGCTGGGTGTCCGGAGCTCAGCTCTTCTTCAGCTCTTCGGCGAGCATCACGATGATGCCGCTGGGACCTCGCAGATACGTGAGCTTGTAGACGTCCTGGTAGGTCGCCACGCCGCGCAGCGGATGGCATCCGTGCCTGGCGGCGGTCTCGAGGGCTTGGTCGATGTCGTCGACGGAGAAGGCGACCCGGTGCATACCGATCTCGTTGGGACGCGTCGGTTCGGTCTCGATCGCCTCGGGATGGATGTACTCGAAGAGCTCGAGGCGGCCGTGGCCGTCCGGCGTCTGGAGCATCGCGATCTTGGCATGGTTGCCGTCGAGACCGACGGCGGTATCGGTCCACTCGCCACTGACCGTGTCGCGGCCGAGGACGGTGAGTCCGAGGTCGGTGAAGAAGGCGATCGTCGCTTCGAGGTCTCGGACGGCGATGCCGACGTTCTCGAGTTTGATGGGCATGCGTTGCACGCTACCGGGCCCGGGTCCTCGCGATCGGGGATCTCGAACGTCGCATCCGGAGCCGTCAGGCGCGCTTGATCGTCACCCCGGACATCGCCGAGATCGAACCGGTCACGTTGATCACCGCCCCACCTGGGCGGGTGGGAGGACCACCCTTGTCCTTGATGCTCGACCACCCGGTCTTGGTGAGTGCGGCGTACCGGATCTCGTGGTCCGGACCGAGCCGGAGTTTGACCGTGCTCGTCGACACCTGGAGCGCGAGATCGATCACCGGGCCGGGCAGGGTCGCATTCGTGAAGTCGAGATCGACGGTACCCATCGAACCCGTGACGAGGATGTTCGCGGGTACCTGCCAGATCCCCTTCCGACGCAACGTTTCCCAGTCCACTGTGAACTCCGCGACCGGTGCGACCGATGGGACGCCGGAGGCGGGCTCGGCTCCGTAGCCCACCTGGCTGTCGGGGAAGAGGTGGGTGGCAACCGGCAGATGTTCGAGCACCGCACGCAGGTCGGCCCGGGTCTTGGCGGTGTAGATCAACTGCGAACGATCGTCGAACTCGGCGATCTCCAGGTATCCACCGGACAGGGCGTCGTTGAGGAGGGTGATCGCCCGTTCGCGTTCCGGGTTGCCGACCCTGAGGTGGTCGTCGGAATGATCCTCGGCCATGTCGCCACACTATGGGATCGCGTCGTGAGGCGTCCGCACGGTCAGGCGTCGGCGCTCCCGAAGCATCGCCGCAGCCAGTCACTCGACGCGGACGGGATCTTCGTCAGACCGCGCTCCGATCGGTACACCGCGGACATGGTCTCCATGGCGCGGGCACCGACCGCGGCGTCCCCGGTCGTCTCCGCGAGGAGTCGGATGATGAGGTCCGCGCCGTCGAGCCGGCCGTAGAGGTAGTCGCTCTGGCGGTAGCCGGGTGCGAGGAACGCGCGGAAGTGCGCGAGCGCGTTGCCGTACAGCGGTGGGCGTCCGTCGACGTCCTTCGACAGGGTGGTCGCCTCGAGGGGACTGAACTGACTCACCGCGATGGGGGAGAACTGAGGGATCTTCGACAGCGCCATGACCGGAAAGAGGATCGCGTCCCACTTCGGGAAGCCGAGATAGCGCGATGCGAGAAGCCGGAAATCGTCATCGGTCCAGCCCCGGCCGGGACGTGGCACACCGTCGATGTGTGTTCCCTCCGACATCGCCGTGTGGACCGTCGAGGCGAAGGTGGTCCAGATGAGAT
This sequence is a window from Gordonia insulae. Protein-coding genes within it:
- a CDS encoding VOC family protein codes for the protein MPIKLENVGIAVRDLEATIAFFTDLGLTVLGRDTVSGEWTDTAVGLDGNHAKIAMLQTPDGHGRLELFEYIHPEAIETEPTRPNEIGMHRVAFSVDDIDQALETAARHGCHPLRGVATYQDVYKLTYLRGPSGIIVMLAEELKKS
- a CDS encoding DUF1707 SHOCT-like domain-containing protein, with the translated sequence MAEDHSDDHLRVGNPERERAITLLNDALSGGYLEIAEFDDRSQLIYTAKTRADLRAVLEHLPVATHLFPDSQVGYGAEPASGVPSVAPVAEFTVDWETLRRKGIWQVPANILVTGSMGTVDLDFTNATLPGPVIDLALQVSTSTVKLRLGPDHEIRYAALTKTGWSSIKDKGGPPTRPGGAVINVTGSISAMSGVTIKRA